From Syngnathus typhle isolate RoL2023-S1 ecotype Sweden linkage group LG13, RoL_Styp_1.0, whole genome shotgun sequence, a single genomic window includes:
- the agla gene encoding glycogen debranching enzyme isoform X2 has product MLPQDLKQIRVLILNDKENLERTLFRLDQGFELQFRLGPSLQGRRVTVQTNYPPEGQAFERNTFRVLTWKNPTGREDDSDKFCCLDIKVAGSFQFYFGFGDTEKSGGGYIVVNPILRVGSENRVLPLDCISIQTYLSKCLGTLNDWPARLQVAKESGYNMIHFTPLQTLGLSRSCYSLADQLTFSPEFSPDGQNYTWTHVGALVEKMRKEWNMLCITDVVYNHTAANSKWILEHPECGYNLVNSPHLRPAWVLDRAIWHLTTRIVNGRYKDIGLTANITNENHLNEIRSVLWKDVYPQIKLWEFYQVKVDSAIEQFRTLLKDGAKPDHSKTEGEKGLMIIQDPGWRRYGNTVDMNSALQTFVPHSFSPQHIEDCCHLLRQKLNQLNDEQLHIVHQHQEQAANCILGNVMYERLAGHGPKLGPLSKKNPLVTRYFTFPYQDMTLEQEMQMIDEPDKTCNFMAHNGWVMGDDPLRNFAEPGSNVYVRRELICWGDSVKLRYGKGPADCPFLWAHMKKYTQITAKYFHGVRLDNCHSTPLHVAEAMLDAARVVRPNLYLIAELFTGSEILDNVFVNRLGISSLVREAMSAGDSHEEGRLVYRYGGEPVGAFVQPSLRPLTPCIAHAMFLDVTHDNECPIQLRSALDSLPSSAMVSMACCATGSTRGYDELVPHQISVVTEERFYPKWNPSASLTSASEVGPQTGIIAGKLALNKLHQELAAQGFIQVYVDQVDEDIVAITRHCPSTHQSVVAVCRTAFKNPKTHHYKTDVPPMFIPGKIEEVVLEARTVERHAGSFVKDDNFINGMPEYTVEIKEHIPLQESSVVNHAGVTSKGRSEFVQEISFKKLTPGSVIAFRISLDPKAQKLVGALRYYLSQFSLKYRKGSVADENPPDALKMPLAQLMSKLTLADMNVLLFRCDAEEQEDGGGCYSIPGWGTFKYAGLQGLISILADIRANNDLGHPVCSNLREGDWLMEYIVNRLIHKEGPLAQVGQWLEAMFTYLKHIPRYLIPSYFDAILVSTFTTALDATFKLMSSFIQSGSSFVRHLALGSLQMCGVGRVPALPPLSTKIDNIPYCISPITGQKEQCCVTVAAGLPHFSTGIFRCWGRDTFIALRGLMLLTGRHSEARNIILAFAGTLRHGLIPNLLGEGRFARYNCRDAVWWWLQCLQDYVSHVPQGQSILQSPVTRMYPTDDSEPCLPGEVEQPLYDVIQETLQRHLEGISFRERNAGPKIDMHMKDEGFNVVINVDPATGFVHGGNRFNCGTWMDKMGESEKAKNKGMPATPRDGAAVEIIGLSKSAIRWIVELHAKGLFPYDGAKVHRNGKEVFILYTKWNEQIQQSYEPSFWVSEENQSDLVHKKGIYKDSFGASSPWCDYQLRPNFTIAMVVAPELFTVERAWKALEIAEEKLLGPLGMKTLDPDDMVYCGVYDNALDNDNYNVAKGFNYHQGPEWLWPVGYFLRAKLYFARKLGEKTYAKTVTLVKNVLSQHYTHLERSPWKGLPELTNENGQYCPFSCETQAWSLATLLEVLYDF; this is encoded by the exons ATGCTGCCTCAAGACTTGAAGCAGATCCGAGTACTGATACTCAATGACAAAGAGAATTTAGAGAGGACCTTGTTCAGACTTGATCAAG GTTTTGAGCTCCAATTCCGTCTGGGTCCAAGTCTTCAGGGCCGGAGAGTTACAGTCCAAACCAACTACCCACCTGAAGGACAAGCGTTTGAACGAAACACTTTCCGTGTTTTGACCTGGAAGAACCCGACAGGACGTGAAGATGACTCTGATAAGTTTTGCTGTCTCGATATCAAGGTGGCTGGTTCTTTCCAGTTCTACTTTGGATTTGG GGACACAGAGAAATCTGGAGGAGGCTACATTGTTGTCAACCCAATCCTTCGTGTTGGATCAGAGAACCGTGTCCTCCCATTAGACTGCATCAGCATTCAGACCTATTTATCCAAGTGTTTGGGTACCTTAAATGACTGGCCAGCCAGATTGCAAGTTGCAAAGGAGTCAG GGTACAACATGATCCATTTCACGCCTTTGCAGACATTAGGACTATCCAGGTCATGCTACTCCTTGGCAGACCAGCTAACCTTTAGCCCCGAATTCAGCCCAGATGGCCAAAACTATACCTGGACACATGTGGGCGCGCTAGTGGAGAAGATGAGGAAAGAATGGAACATGCTGTGTATTACTGATGTGGTGTACAACCATACTG CCGCTAATAGCAAGTGGATCCTTGAGCATCCAGAATGTGGTTACAACCTGGTGAACTCGCCCCATCTACGTCCAGCCTGGGTGTTGGACAGAGCTATCTGGCATTTAACCACCAGAATCGTAAACGGACGGTACAAGGACATTGGCCTTACTGCTAATATCACCAATGAGAATCATCTGAAT gaGATTCGAAGTGTGCTATGGAAAGATGTGTATCCTCAGATCAAACTCTGGGAGTTCTACCAGGTCAAAGTGGACAGTGCTATCGAGCAGTTCAGAACTCTCTTAAAAGATG GCGCAAAACCAGACCATAGTAAGACTGAAGGGGAAAAAGGCCTTATGATTATCCAGGACCCTGGTTGGCGACGTTATGGCAACACGGTGGACATGAACTCTGCTCTCCAAACATTTGTACCTCACAG TTTTTCCCCACAGCACATCGAGGACTGCTGCCATTTGTTGCGACAGAAACTGAACCAGCTTAATGACGAACAACTCCACATTGTGCATCAGCATCAAGAACAG GCAGCCAACTGCATTTTGGGAAATGTTATGTATGAGCGTCTGGCAGGACATGGACCCAAATTAGGCCCTCTTAGCAAGAAGAACCCTCTTGTTACCAg GTATTTCACCTTCCCATATCAAGACATGACTCTCGAGCAGGAGATGCAGATGATAGATGAACCAGACAAGACATGTAACTTCATGGCTCACAATGGTTGGGTGATGGGTGATGATCCGCTGCGCAACTTTGCTGAACCAG GATCCAATGTCTACGTTCGGCGAGAATTGATATGCTGGGGTGACAGTGTCAAACTTCGCTATGGCAAGGGACCTGCAGACTGCCCTTTTCTCTGGGCTCACATGAAGAAATACACTCAAATAACAGCCAAATATTTTCATGGAGTCAGACTGGATAACTGCCATTCTACACCATTACATGTTGCTGAG GCTATGCTTGATGCAGCCAGAGTGGTCAGACCCAATTTGTATTTGATAGCTGAACTGTTTACAGGCAGCGAAATCCTTGACAATGTATTTGTGAATCGGCTGGGAATTAGCAGCCTTGTAAGAG AGGCCATGTCCGCTGGTGATAGCCATGAAGAGGGAAGATTGGTCTATCGTTATGGTGGTGAACCAGTTGGAGCGTTTGTTCAGCCAAGTCTTCGCCCACTGACGCCATGCATTGCACATGCCATGTTCCTTGATGTAACCCATGACAACGAATGTCCTATACAG CTGCGTTCGGCACTGGACTCTCTTCCAAGTTCTGCTATGGTCTCCATGGCCTGCTGTGCTACTGGCTCAACAAGAGGATATGATGAATTAGTTCCACATCAA atttCTGTTGTTACAGAGGAACGCTTTTACCCTAAGTGGAACCCTTCTGCCTCCCTGACCTCTGCCAGCGAGGTTGGACCGCAGACTGGCATCATTGCTGGGAAACTGGCACTCAATAAGTTGCATCAAGAATTGGCTGCTCAAGGCTTCATACAG GTCTATGTAGACCAGGTTGATGAAGATATTGTGGCCATTACTCGCCACTGTCCCAGCACCCATCAGTCAGTAGTGGCAGTTTGTCGGACAGCTTTCAAGAATCCTAAAACACACCACTATAAAACTGATGTGCCACCAATGTTTATACCTG GAAAAATTGAGGAAGTAGTATTGGAGGCAAGGACAGTGGAAAGACATGCTGGGAGTTTCGTAAAAGATGACAACTTCATCAATGGCATGCCCGAATACACAGTTGAGATAAAAGAGCATATTCCG TTACAGGAGAGCTCAGTGGTGAACCATGCTGGTGTGACATCTAAAGGTCGATCAGAGTTTGTACAAGAAATCAGTTTCAAGAAACTGACACCGGGAAGTGTCATTGCCTTCAG GATTAGTTTGGACCCCAAAGCTCAGAAGTTGGTCGGGGCACTCCGCTATTATCTGTCCCAGTTTAGTCTAAAATATCGAAAAGGCAGCGTAGCAGATGAAAACCCACCAGACGCCCTGAAGATGCCTTTGGCACA GCTCATGTCAAAGTTGACGCTAGCAGACATGAATGTCTTGCTATTTCGCTGCGATGCCGAAGAACAAGAGGATGGCGGAGGCTGTTACAGTATTCCAGGTTGGGGAACCTTCAAATATGCAGGCCTCCAAG GACTGATATCAATTTTGGCTGATATTCGCGCCAACAACGACCTGGGCCATCCTGTGTGTTCTAACCTCAGAGAAGGAGACTGGCTAATGGAATATATTGTCAATAGACTCATACATAAAGAAGGACCTCTTGCACAG gttggacaatggctcgagGCCATGTTTACTTATTTGAAGCACATCCCACGCTATCTCATACCATCTTACTTTGATGCAATCCTTGTGTCAACTTTCACCACAGCTCTGGATGCAACTTTCAAACTCATGTCAAG tTTCATTCAGAGTGGCTCAAGCTTTGTGCGACACTTGGCGTTGGGTTCACTTCAGATGTGTGGTGTCGGACGCGTCCCTGCCCTTCCTCCTCTCTCGACGAAAATTGACAACATTCCATATTGCATCAGCCCAATAACTGGCCAGAAGGAGCAGTGCTGTGTGACAGTGGCTGCAG GTCTTCCTCATTTCTCTACTGGAATTTTCCGTTGCTGGGGCAGAGACACTTTTATTGCTCTCAGAGGACTGATGCTGCTCACTGGGAGACACAGCGAAGCCCG AAACATCATCTTGGCCTTCGCAGGGACATTACGTCATGGTTTAATCCCAAACTTGCTGGGAGAGGGTCGCTTTGCCAGATACAATTGCCGTGATGCTGTGTGGTGGTGGCTGCAGTGCCTGCAG GATTACGTTAGCCATGTTCCCCAAGGACAGAGTATCCTCCAGTCTCCTGTCACACGCATGTATCCAACTGATGATAGTGAGCCCTGCCTACCAGGAGAAGTG GAGCAGCCTCTATATGATGTAATCCAAGAGACTCTGCAGCGTCACCTCGAGGGAATTTCCTTCAGAGAGCGAAATGCTGGACCCAAGATAGACATGCACATGAAAGATGAag GGTTCAATGTTGTTATTAACGTCGACCCTGCAACAGGCTTTGTCCATGGAGGAAACCGTTTTAACTGTGGCACGTGGATGGATAAAATGGGGGAGAGTGAGAAAGCAAAAAACAAAGGCATGCCAGCTACTCCCAG AGACGGAGCAGCTGTGGAGATAATTGGTCTAAGTAAGTCAGCCATCCGCTGGATTGTGGAGCTCCATGCCAAGGGACTGTTTCCTTATGATGGAGCAAAAGTTCACAGAAATG GAAAAGAGGTGTTTATCTTATACACCAAATGGAATGAACAGATCCAGCAGTCCTATGAGCCAAGTTTCTGGGTGTCCGAGGAGAATCAATCTGATCTTGTACACAAAAAAGGTATCTACAAGGACAGTTTTGGAGCATCCAGCCCATGGTGTGACTACCAACTCAGACCGAACTTTACTATTGCCATGGTCGTG gCTCCAGAACTGTTTACTGTGGAAAGAGCCTGGAAAGCTCTTGAAATTGCTGAGGAGAAATTACTAGGACCTCTTGGAATGAAAACCCTCGACCCTGA TGATATGGTCTACTGTGGTGTGTATGACAATGCACTGGACAATGACAACTACAATGTGGCAAAAGGCTTCAACTACCATCAAGGACCG GAGTGGCTATGGCCTGTCGGATACTTCTTGCGTGCTAAGCTCTACTTTGCCAGAAAGCTTGGTGAAAAAACCTATGCCAAGACGGTGACTCTGGTGAAAAATGTTCTTTCACAACATTACACTCATCTGGAGAG ATCTCCATGGAAAGGTCTACCAGAATTAACAAATGAGAATGGCCAATACTGCCCGTTTAGCTGTGAGACTCAAGCATGGTCTTTGGCTACTCTTTTGGAAGTACTGTATGACTTCTAG
- the agla gene encoding glycogen debranching enzyme isoform X1, which translates to MLPQDLKQIRVLILNDKENLERTLFRLDQGFELQFRLGPSLQGRRVTVQTNYPPEGQAFERNTFRVLTWKNPTGREDDSDKFCCLDIKVAGSFQFYFGFGDTEKSGGGYIVVNPILRVGSENRVLPLDCISIQTYLSKCLGTLNDWPARLQVAKESGYNMIHFTPLQTLGLSRSCYSLADQLTFSPEFSPDGQNYTWTHVGALVEKMRKEWNMLCITDVVYNHTAANSKWILEHPECGYNLVNSPHLRPAWVLDRAIWHLTTRIVNGRYKDIGLTANITNENHLNEIRSVLWKDVYPQIKLWEFYQVKVDSAIEQFRTLLKDGAKPDHSKTEGEKGLMIIQDPGWRRYGNTVDMNSALQTFVPHSFSPQHIEDCCHLLRQKLNQLNDEQLHIVHQHQEQAANCILGNVMYERLAGHGPKLGPLSKKNPLVTRYFTFPYQDMTLEQEMQMIDEPDKTCNFMAHNGWVMGDDPLRNFAEPGSNVYVRRELICWGDSVKLRYGKGPADCPFLWAHMKKYTQITAKYFHGVRLDNCHSTPLHVAEYMLDVARTVCPNLYVVAELFTGSEELDNIFVTDLGITSLIREAMSAGDSHEEGRLVYRYGGEPVGAFVQPSLRPLTPCIAHAMFLDVTHDNECPIQLRSALDSLPSSAMVSMACCATGSTRGYDELVPHQISVVTEERFYPKWNPSASLTSASEVGPQTGIIAGKLALNKLHQELAAQGFIQVYVDQVDEDIVAITRHCPSTHQSVVAVCRTAFKNPKTHHYKTDVPPMFIPGKIEEVVLEARTVERHAGSFVKDDNFINGMPEYTVEIKEHIPLQESSVVNHAGVTSKGRSEFVQEISFKKLTPGSVIAFRISLDPKAQKLVGALRYYLSQFSLKYRKGSVADENPPDALKMPLAQLMSKLTLADMNVLLFRCDAEEQEDGGGCYSIPGWGTFKYAGLQGLISILADIRANNDLGHPVCSNLREGDWLMEYIVNRLIHKEGPLAQVGQWLEAMFTYLKHIPRYLIPSYFDAILVSTFTTALDATFKLMSSFIQSGSSFVRHLALGSLQMCGVGRVPALPPLSTKIDNIPYCISPITGQKEQCCVTVAAGLPHFSTGIFRCWGRDTFIALRGLMLLTGRHSEARNIILAFAGTLRHGLIPNLLGEGRFARYNCRDAVWWWLQCLQDYVSHVPQGQSILQSPVTRMYPTDDSEPCLPGEVEQPLYDVIQETLQRHLEGISFRERNAGPKIDMHMKDEGFNVVINVDPATGFVHGGNRFNCGTWMDKMGESEKAKNKGMPATPRDGAAVEIIGLSKSAIRWIVELHAKGLFPYDGAKVHRNGKEVFILYTKWNEQIQQSYEPSFWVSEENQSDLVHKKGIYKDSFGASSPWCDYQLRPNFTIAMVVAPELFTVERAWKALEIAEEKLLGPLGMKTLDPDDMVYCGVYDNALDNDNYNVAKGFNYHQGPEWLWPVGYFLRAKLYFARKLGEKTYAKTVTLVKNVLSQHYTHLERSPWKGLPELTNENGQYCPFSCETQAWSLATLLEVLYDF; encoded by the exons ATGCTGCCTCAAGACTTGAAGCAGATCCGAGTACTGATACTCAATGACAAAGAGAATTTAGAGAGGACCTTGTTCAGACTTGATCAAG GTTTTGAGCTCCAATTCCGTCTGGGTCCAAGTCTTCAGGGCCGGAGAGTTACAGTCCAAACCAACTACCCACCTGAAGGACAAGCGTTTGAACGAAACACTTTCCGTGTTTTGACCTGGAAGAACCCGACAGGACGTGAAGATGACTCTGATAAGTTTTGCTGTCTCGATATCAAGGTGGCTGGTTCTTTCCAGTTCTACTTTGGATTTGG GGACACAGAGAAATCTGGAGGAGGCTACATTGTTGTCAACCCAATCCTTCGTGTTGGATCAGAGAACCGTGTCCTCCCATTAGACTGCATCAGCATTCAGACCTATTTATCCAAGTGTTTGGGTACCTTAAATGACTGGCCAGCCAGATTGCAAGTTGCAAAGGAGTCAG GGTACAACATGATCCATTTCACGCCTTTGCAGACATTAGGACTATCCAGGTCATGCTACTCCTTGGCAGACCAGCTAACCTTTAGCCCCGAATTCAGCCCAGATGGCCAAAACTATACCTGGACACATGTGGGCGCGCTAGTGGAGAAGATGAGGAAAGAATGGAACATGCTGTGTATTACTGATGTGGTGTACAACCATACTG CCGCTAATAGCAAGTGGATCCTTGAGCATCCAGAATGTGGTTACAACCTGGTGAACTCGCCCCATCTACGTCCAGCCTGGGTGTTGGACAGAGCTATCTGGCATTTAACCACCAGAATCGTAAACGGACGGTACAAGGACATTGGCCTTACTGCTAATATCACCAATGAGAATCATCTGAAT gaGATTCGAAGTGTGCTATGGAAAGATGTGTATCCTCAGATCAAACTCTGGGAGTTCTACCAGGTCAAAGTGGACAGTGCTATCGAGCAGTTCAGAACTCTCTTAAAAGATG GCGCAAAACCAGACCATAGTAAGACTGAAGGGGAAAAAGGCCTTATGATTATCCAGGACCCTGGTTGGCGACGTTATGGCAACACGGTGGACATGAACTCTGCTCTCCAAACATTTGTACCTCACAG TTTTTCCCCACAGCACATCGAGGACTGCTGCCATTTGTTGCGACAGAAACTGAACCAGCTTAATGACGAACAACTCCACATTGTGCATCAGCATCAAGAACAG GCAGCCAACTGCATTTTGGGAAATGTTATGTATGAGCGTCTGGCAGGACATGGACCCAAATTAGGCCCTCTTAGCAAGAAGAACCCTCTTGTTACCAg GTATTTCACCTTCCCATATCAAGACATGACTCTCGAGCAGGAGATGCAGATGATAGATGAACCAGACAAGACATGTAACTTCATGGCTCACAATGGTTGGGTGATGGGTGATGATCCGCTGCGCAACTTTGCTGAACCAG GATCCAATGTCTACGTTCGGCGAGAATTGATATGCTGGGGTGACAGTGTCAAACTTCGCTATGGCAAGGGACCTGCAGACTGCCCTTTTCTCTGGGCTCACATGAAGAAATACACTCAAATAACAGCCAAATATTTTCATGGAGTCAGACTGGATAACTGCCATTCTACACCATTACATGTTGCTGAG TACATGCTAGATGTGGCTAGAACAGTGTGCCCTAACCTGTACGTGGTGGCTGAACTCTTCACTGGCAGTGAGGAACTGGATAACATCTTCGTTACAGATCTAGGGATTACATCACTCATACGAG AGGCCATGTCCGCTGGTGATAGCCATGAAGAGGGAAGATTGGTCTATCGTTATGGTGGTGAACCAGTTGGAGCGTTTGTTCAGCCAAGTCTTCGCCCACTGACGCCATGCATTGCACATGCCATGTTCCTTGATGTAACCCATGACAACGAATGTCCTATACAG CTGCGTTCGGCACTGGACTCTCTTCCAAGTTCTGCTATGGTCTCCATGGCCTGCTGTGCTACTGGCTCAACAAGAGGATATGATGAATTAGTTCCACATCAA atttCTGTTGTTACAGAGGAACGCTTTTACCCTAAGTGGAACCCTTCTGCCTCCCTGACCTCTGCCAGCGAGGTTGGACCGCAGACTGGCATCATTGCTGGGAAACTGGCACTCAATAAGTTGCATCAAGAATTGGCTGCTCAAGGCTTCATACAG GTCTATGTAGACCAGGTTGATGAAGATATTGTGGCCATTACTCGCCACTGTCCCAGCACCCATCAGTCAGTAGTGGCAGTTTGTCGGACAGCTTTCAAGAATCCTAAAACACACCACTATAAAACTGATGTGCCACCAATGTTTATACCTG GAAAAATTGAGGAAGTAGTATTGGAGGCAAGGACAGTGGAAAGACATGCTGGGAGTTTCGTAAAAGATGACAACTTCATCAATGGCATGCCCGAATACACAGTTGAGATAAAAGAGCATATTCCG TTACAGGAGAGCTCAGTGGTGAACCATGCTGGTGTGACATCTAAAGGTCGATCAGAGTTTGTACAAGAAATCAGTTTCAAGAAACTGACACCGGGAAGTGTCATTGCCTTCAG GATTAGTTTGGACCCCAAAGCTCAGAAGTTGGTCGGGGCACTCCGCTATTATCTGTCCCAGTTTAGTCTAAAATATCGAAAAGGCAGCGTAGCAGATGAAAACCCACCAGACGCCCTGAAGATGCCTTTGGCACA GCTCATGTCAAAGTTGACGCTAGCAGACATGAATGTCTTGCTATTTCGCTGCGATGCCGAAGAACAAGAGGATGGCGGAGGCTGTTACAGTATTCCAGGTTGGGGAACCTTCAAATATGCAGGCCTCCAAG GACTGATATCAATTTTGGCTGATATTCGCGCCAACAACGACCTGGGCCATCCTGTGTGTTCTAACCTCAGAGAAGGAGACTGGCTAATGGAATATATTGTCAATAGACTCATACATAAAGAAGGACCTCTTGCACAG gttggacaatggctcgagGCCATGTTTACTTATTTGAAGCACATCCCACGCTATCTCATACCATCTTACTTTGATGCAATCCTTGTGTCAACTTTCACCACAGCTCTGGATGCAACTTTCAAACTCATGTCAAG tTTCATTCAGAGTGGCTCAAGCTTTGTGCGACACTTGGCGTTGGGTTCACTTCAGATGTGTGGTGTCGGACGCGTCCCTGCCCTTCCTCCTCTCTCGACGAAAATTGACAACATTCCATATTGCATCAGCCCAATAACTGGCCAGAAGGAGCAGTGCTGTGTGACAGTGGCTGCAG GTCTTCCTCATTTCTCTACTGGAATTTTCCGTTGCTGGGGCAGAGACACTTTTATTGCTCTCAGAGGACTGATGCTGCTCACTGGGAGACACAGCGAAGCCCG AAACATCATCTTGGCCTTCGCAGGGACATTACGTCATGGTTTAATCCCAAACTTGCTGGGAGAGGGTCGCTTTGCCAGATACAATTGCCGTGATGCTGTGTGGTGGTGGCTGCAGTGCCTGCAG GATTACGTTAGCCATGTTCCCCAAGGACAGAGTATCCTCCAGTCTCCTGTCACACGCATGTATCCAACTGATGATAGTGAGCCCTGCCTACCAGGAGAAGTG GAGCAGCCTCTATATGATGTAATCCAAGAGACTCTGCAGCGTCACCTCGAGGGAATTTCCTTCAGAGAGCGAAATGCTGGACCCAAGATAGACATGCACATGAAAGATGAag GGTTCAATGTTGTTATTAACGTCGACCCTGCAACAGGCTTTGTCCATGGAGGAAACCGTTTTAACTGTGGCACGTGGATGGATAAAATGGGGGAGAGTGAGAAAGCAAAAAACAAAGGCATGCCAGCTACTCCCAG AGACGGAGCAGCTGTGGAGATAATTGGTCTAAGTAAGTCAGCCATCCGCTGGATTGTGGAGCTCCATGCCAAGGGACTGTTTCCTTATGATGGAGCAAAAGTTCACAGAAATG GAAAAGAGGTGTTTATCTTATACACCAAATGGAATGAACAGATCCAGCAGTCCTATGAGCCAAGTTTCTGGGTGTCCGAGGAGAATCAATCTGATCTTGTACACAAAAAAGGTATCTACAAGGACAGTTTTGGAGCATCCAGCCCATGGTGTGACTACCAACTCAGACCGAACTTTACTATTGCCATGGTCGTG gCTCCAGAACTGTTTACTGTGGAAAGAGCCTGGAAAGCTCTTGAAATTGCTGAGGAGAAATTACTAGGACCTCTTGGAATGAAAACCCTCGACCCTGA TGATATGGTCTACTGTGGTGTGTATGACAATGCACTGGACAATGACAACTACAATGTGGCAAAAGGCTTCAACTACCATCAAGGACCG GAGTGGCTATGGCCTGTCGGATACTTCTTGCGTGCTAAGCTCTACTTTGCCAGAAAGCTTGGTGAAAAAACCTATGCCAAGACGGTGACTCTGGTGAAAAATGTTCTTTCACAACATTACACTCATCTGGAGAG ATCTCCATGGAAAGGTCTACCAGAATTAACAAATGAGAATGGCCAATACTGCCCGTTTAGCTGTGAGACTCAAGCATGGTCTTTGGCTACTCTTTTGGAAGTACTGTATGACTTCTAG